In Nicotiana tabacum cultivar K326 chromosome 21, ASM71507v2, whole genome shotgun sequence, one DNA window encodes the following:
- the LOC107782133 gene encoding tRNA dimethylallyltransferase 9 codes for MISTVGTGGVRISSYLRLSYTAETPLLLPNVLFFRRCSRRFFTSCSASSTKQKVIVISGPTGAGKSKLALELAKQLNGEIISADSVQVYRGLDVGSAKPSIREREEVVHHLVDILHPSEDYSVGQFFEDARQTTRDILDRGRVPIVAGGTGLYLRWFIYGKPDVPKASREITSEVYSELANLQNDYDWDAAVQLLVKAGDAGAQSLAANDWYRLRRRLEIIKSSGSPPSAFEVPYNSFREQLDSGVADAADVKNSADKLQQSNKKDLEYDFLCYFLSTNRLDLYRSIDFRCEDMLLGTDGILSEARWLLDLGLLPNSNSATRAIGYRQAMEYLLRCREYGSWNSAGDFYEFLSEFQKASRNFAKRQMTWFRNEQIYEWIDASKPLEKVLSFICDSYSSQEGHLQVPESLRMKKDIRNPRQVAELKAYRTRNRHFIGREDCSDVLDWIKTMYCEATVSSLLTNS; via the exons ATGATAAGCACCGTCGGAACTGGCGGCGTTCGAATTAGCAGCTATCTCCGGCTTTCGTACACGGCGGAGACGCCTCTCCTTCTTCCCAACGTGCTCTTCTTCCGCCGCTGCAGCCGCCGCTTCTTCACATCCTGCTCTGCCTCCTCGACGAAGCAGAAAGTTATTGTCATTTCGGGACCCACCGGTGCCGGCAAAAGCAAGCTAGCATTAGAGCTCGCTAAGCAACTTAATGGTGAAATCATCAGCGCTGATTCTGTCCAG GTGTATCGAGGGCTTGATGTAGGTTCAGCGAAGCCTTCCATTCGTGAAAGAGAG GAAGTAGTACATCATCTGGTTGACATATTGCATCCATCTGAAG ATTATTCCGTTGGACAAttttttgaggatgcaaggcaaACTACCAGAGATATCCTTGATAGGGGCCGCGTTCCAATAGTTGCTGGTGGTACTGGATTATATTTACGGTG GTTTATTTATGGGAAGCCAGATGTTCCAAAAGCATCTCGAGAGATTACCTCTGAAGTCTACTCAGAGCTTGCAAATTTACAGAATGATTATGACTGGGATGCTGCTGTTCAGTTATTGGTTAAAGCTGGTGATGCTGGTGCCCAGTCTTTAGCGGCAAATGATTGGTACCGCTTGCGCCGCAGGCTTGAAATTATTAAG TCTAGTGGGTCACCTCCATCAGCCTTTGAAGTCCCATATAATTCTTTCAGAGAACAGCTTGATTCAGGTGTAGCAGATGCTGCTGATGTCAAGAATTCTGCTGACAAATTGCAGCAGAGTAACAAAAAGGATTTGGAGTATGATTTTCTTTGTTATTTCCTTTCCACCAATAGGCTGGATCTCTATAGATCAATTGATTTCCGGTGTGAAGATATGCTTTTAG GAACAGATGGAATTCTATCTGAGGCAAGGTGGCTTCTTGATTTGGGTCTTTTGCCAAACTCAAATTCTGCAACTCGAGCAATTGGTTACCGACAA GCAATGGAATACCTTCTAAGATGTAGAGAATATGGAAGTTGGAATTCTGCTGGGGACTTCTATGAGTTTTTATCTGAATTCCAGAAAGCATCTAG AAATTTTGCAAAAAGGCAGATGACTTGGTTTCGCAATGAACAGATTTATGAGTGGATAGATGCTTCTAAACCTTTG GAAAAGGTGCTAAGCTTCATATGTGATTCATACAGCAGTCAGGAAGGCCATCTCCAGGTGCCTGAGTCACTTCGTATGAAGAAAGATATTAGAAACCCCCGCCAAGTAGCAGAACTGAAGGCCTATCGTACTAGAAATAG GCATTTCATTGGGCGTGAGGATTGCTCTGATGTTCTAGACTGGATAAAGACAATGTATTGTGAAGCCACTGTGTCTTCTTTGTTAACCAATAGCTAG